Proteins co-encoded in one Bremerella sp. TYQ1 genomic window:
- a CDS encoding sodium:proton antiporter, which produces MGQAGITSTEVNGIIGGHQTVDDHHSGGSGSDKPLLIGIVVILVAYAVASVAGWTVSPKAAADSNAVAEAHVEPAHADEHHEGHDEAHAEAGHGGGHGSHPLPHVWAVAPFVFLLGAIAVLPLLKFTEHWWESNTNRFIVAAGLAFVTLLYYLTIYDAAGVEAAWHRIDHAILGEYIPFIVLLFSLYVISGGIRISGDLKARPTTNAAFMLVGGLLASFIGTTGAAMLLIRPLLETNKERRYRQHTVVFFIFVVCNCGGCLLPIGDPPLFLGYLQGVNFLWTMTALWKPWLLTNTLLLILYVVMDKFYYYPKEDPENVLRDEVRTTPLTIRGLWPNALLLLGVIFSVALLDPTKPLPGIGWYPFVYLREIVQLALVGMSLWLGSKQIREDNRFNYHAIVEVAALFVGIFICMQPALEILNEQGPSLGIDSPMKFYWITGGLSSVLDNAPTYLVFFKTAFPQMDAAAVNAAIDSSTSAQYVNLVAISLGAVFMGAMTYIGNGPNFMVRAIAEEGGVKMPSFFGYVLFFSIPILLPILGIVSLVFLL; this is translated from the coding sequence ATGGGCCAAGCTGGAATCACATCCACGGAAGTTAACGGGATTATCGGAGGACACCAAACGGTGGACGATCATCACTCAGGCGGATCAGGTTCGGACAAACCATTACTGATCGGCATCGTTGTGATTCTAGTGGCTTACGCTGTGGCATCGGTCGCCGGATGGACCGTTTCCCCCAAGGCGGCAGCTGATAGCAATGCGGTTGCCGAAGCCCATGTTGAACCAGCCCATGCCGACGAGCATCACGAAGGCCACGACGAAGCACATGCTGAAGCTGGCCATGGTGGCGGCCACGGCAGTCACCCGCTGCCCCATGTTTGGGCGGTTGCTCCCTTTGTGTTTCTGCTCGGAGCGATTGCGGTCCTTCCGCTGCTCAAATTTACGGAGCATTGGTGGGAAAGTAATACCAACCGCTTCATCGTTGCGGCCGGTCTCGCGTTTGTGACGCTGCTTTACTATTTGACCATTTACGATGCCGCTGGCGTCGAGGCAGCCTGGCACCGGATCGATCACGCAATTCTGGGCGAGTATATCCCGTTCATCGTGCTTTTGTTTTCGCTATATGTGATCTCCGGTGGAATTCGCATCTCAGGCGACTTGAAAGCACGTCCGACCACAAATGCCGCGTTTATGTTGGTGGGTGGTTTGCTGGCGAGTTTCATCGGGACGACCGGCGCAGCGATGCTGCTGATTCGTCCCCTGTTAGAAACCAACAAAGAACGACGTTACCGTCAGCACACGGTGGTCTTCTTTATCTTTGTGGTCTGTAACTGCGGTGGCTGTTTGCTGCCGATTGGTGATCCGCCGTTGTTCCTCGGTTACCTGCAGGGGGTTAACTTCCTGTGGACGATGACCGCCCTGTGGAAACCATGGTTATTGACTAATACGCTGCTGTTGATCCTCTACGTGGTGATGGACAAGTTCTATTACTACCCAAAAGAAGATCCAGAAAACGTCCTCCGCGACGAAGTCCGTACGACGCCTCTGACCATTCGTGGGCTTTGGCCGAACGCTTTGCTGCTTTTGGGCGTGATCTTCTCGGTCGCTTTGCTCGACCCGACGAAACCATTGCCGGGGATCGGCTGGTATCCGTTTGTTTACCTCCGTGAAATTGTCCAATTGGCTCTCGTCGGTATGAGCCTCTGGTTGGGAAGCAAGCAAATCCGGGAAGACAACCGCTTCAATTACCACGCGATTGTGGAAGTTGCCGCGCTGTTTGTCGGGATCTTTATCTGCATGCAACCAGCTCTTGAGATTTTGAACGAGCAAGGACCTAGCCTGGGCATCGATTCGCCAATGAAGTTCTACTGGATCACTGGGGGACTCTCGTCGGTGTTGGATAACGCCCCAACGTATTTGGTCTTCTTCAAGACGGCATTCCCGCAGATGGATGCTGCCGCTGTGAACGCAGCCATCGATAGTTCGACGAGTGCTCAGTATGTGAACCTGGTCGCGATCAGTTTAGGGGCCGTGTTCATGGGGGCGATGACCTATATCGGCAACGGGCCGAACTTTATGGTTCGTGCGATTGCGGAAGAAGGTGGCGTCAAGATGCCTAGCTTCTTCGGTTACGTGCTGTTCTTCAGCATCCCGATTTTGCTGCCGATCTTGGGGATCGTGTCCCTCGTCTTCCTGCTGTAG
- a CDS encoding (5-formylfuran-3-yl)methyl phosphate synthase, translating to MQWLVSVRNRQEADLVMPYGVDRLDLKEPTKGSLGAASPEDWKETVERWHRQVPVSIALGELVELDALCDIPHHTDSVKIGLANCGSLADWPERLNQFFQQLPDNVGRVAVYYADRHLACSPSFNEVLHAACRLNCQTFLIDTFDKSAGHLFDHLSITQLKEWRNQLNLAGLHFALAGSLRTSHLSAVGEICPDIVAVRGAVCHHDRRGEISAEALNDFHDRWKRVSTCKQRRVVSPG from the coding sequence ATGCAGTGGTTGGTAAGCGTAAGAAATCGCCAAGAGGCCGATCTTGTCATGCCATACGGCGTCGATCGGCTCGATCTGAAAGAACCAACTAAGGGGTCTCTTGGAGCGGCTTCTCCGGAAGACTGGAAAGAAACGGTCGAACGTTGGCATCGGCAAGTACCCGTCAGCATTGCCCTGGGAGAACTCGTCGAGTTAGACGCGTTGTGTGATATTCCTCACCATACCGACAGCGTAAAGATAGGGCTGGCCAATTGCGGATCGTTGGCCGATTGGCCGGAACGTTTAAACCAGTTTTTCCAACAGCTTCCTGACAATGTCGGCCGCGTGGCCGTTTACTATGCCGACCGCCACTTGGCTTGCTCACCAAGCTTCAACGAAGTTCTGCACGCGGCGTGTCGCTTGAACTGCCAAACATTTTTGATCGATACCTTCGACAAGTCGGCAGGGCATCTGTTCGACCATCTGTCCATAACGCAATTAAAAGAATGGCGCAACCAACTCAATTTGGCTGGCCTTCATTTCGCGCTCGCAGGTTCGCTTCGAACAAGCCACTTATCGGCAGTGGGGGAGATTTGCCCCGACATCGTAGCGGTAAGGGGCGCCGTCTGTCATCACGATCGCCGAGGTGAAATTAGTGCGGAAGCGCTGAATGATTTTCACGATCGTTGGAAACGTGTTTCAACTTGCAAGCAGCGACGCGTTGTCTCGCCAGGATAG
- a CDS encoding polyhydroxyalkanoic acid system family protein codes for MPGFRVEVPHPLGQEEAASRVKSLLEHLRGRFEGQVKDMQQTWTDDDVMQFSFKTAGLVIKGEMDVQPSSVVVHGDLPFAAMLFKGRIESSIKEELEKCLSGS; via the coding sequence ATGCCTGGATTCAGAGTTGAAGTGCCTCATCCGCTCGGCCAAGAAGAAGCCGCCAGCCGCGTTAAAAGCTTGCTGGAACACCTTCGCGGTCGCTTCGAAGGCCAAGTCAAAGATATGCAACAGACTTGGACCGACGACGACGTGATGCAATTCTCATTCAAGACCGCCGGACTGGTCATCAAAGGCGAAATGGACGTTCAGCCCAGCTCTGTCGTCGTGCATGGCGATCTTCCGTTTGCAGCAATGCTGTTTAAGGGGCGGATCGAAAGCTCGATTAAGGAAGAGCTCGAGAAGTGCCTTAGCGGATCGTAA
- a CDS encoding AarF/ABC1/UbiB kinase family protein, translated as MPTQSIRRTWDYAQLAKETVKLRFSREGKAKHAAQCLVAQRLGKLRGLPQKMGQMIAFRSSDTDSNAFDSLYESSEPLPWSTMRSVLEAAWETDPESLFQQINPAGKAASLGQVHHATLSTGHEVAIKIQYPGIRQAVLADLHSLGWLAKPFGNLSQGFDLDGYRTTILQGLEEELDYKLEAKAQKAFAVGPGQNPWVIVPHVDEELSCENVLVSQWIDGETWQQVTATWPSDQRRELGRRLLVWFLESVFCFGQLHADLHPGNVRFQRTEDGPKIVLYDFGSVYRMDDSERLALLRLIRATRQQDESPLPLLTMLGFEPDLLQPMSARLPALCRVLLEPFCVDHPYDTRRWSLSERLNDVLGEDRMNFRIAGPPRLIYVLRAFQGIVNYLKGLDTKVLWGQAIERYLQEYQKELNALVLPKIAGEDFATIAQRLKVQVSRNGRLKANVTLAASAIDRLEQFLDEETLSRIQEEKIDLQQITADVRRRGYAPGSVFELSDPRREVKVWLE; from the coding sequence ATGCCGACTCAATCGATTCGACGGACTTGGGACTACGCTCAGCTTGCAAAAGAAACCGTCAAGCTGCGTTTTTCGCGAGAAGGAAAAGCAAAGCATGCCGCTCAATGTTTGGTGGCACAGCGCCTCGGCAAACTGCGAGGGTTGCCTCAGAAGATGGGGCAGATGATTGCGTTTCGTAGCAGCGACACCGACAGCAATGCGTTTGATTCGCTCTACGAATCTTCGGAGCCACTTCCTTGGTCGACGATGCGATCGGTCTTGGAAGCAGCCTGGGAGACCGACCCCGAATCGTTGTTTCAGCAGATTAATCCCGCCGGCAAAGCAGCTTCCCTGGGACAAGTGCATCATGCGACGCTCTCAACAGGTCACGAAGTTGCCATCAAGATCCAATATCCAGGCATTCGTCAGGCAGTGTTGGCAGATCTCCATTCGCTAGGTTGGTTGGCAAAACCATTTGGTAATCTATCCCAAGGCTTCGATCTCGACGGATACCGAACGACGATTTTGCAAGGGCTCGAGGAGGAACTCGATTACAAACTGGAAGCAAAAGCGCAGAAAGCATTTGCCGTAGGGCCAGGCCAAAACCCGTGGGTGATCGTTCCTCACGTTGACGAAGAATTAAGCTGCGAGAACGTTCTCGTTTCGCAGTGGATCGACGGAGAGACATGGCAGCAAGTCACAGCAACGTGGCCAAGTGATCAGCGTCGGGAATTGGGACGCCGGTTGTTGGTTTGGTTCTTGGAAAGCGTCTTTTGCTTTGGTCAGTTGCACGCCGATTTGCATCCAGGTAACGTCCGATTTCAGCGGACGGAAGATGGACCTAAGATCGTACTCTACGACTTTGGTTCGGTCTATCGAATGGATGACTCTGAACGCTTGGCTCTCTTGCGATTAATCCGCGCAACACGCCAGCAGGATGAATCGCCTCTACCGCTGCTCACGATGTTAGGATTTGAGCCTGATTTGTTGCAGCCTATGTCTGCAAGGCTGCCGGCGCTTTGTCGCGTGTTGCTCGAGCCGTTCTGCGTTGATCATCCATACGACACACGGCGCTGGTCACTTAGCGAACGCTTAAACGACGTGCTGGGCGAGGACCGAATGAATTTCCGGATTGCAGGGCCGCCTCGTTTAATCTATGTTCTGCGAGCTTTTCAGGGCATCGTCAACTATTTGAAGGGCCTAGATACGAAGGTCTTGTGGGGCCAAGCAATCGAGCGGTATTTGCAAGAGTATCAAAAGGAATTGAATGCACTCGTCCTTCCAAAAATCGCAGGCGAAGATTTCGCCACGATTGCTCAGCGATTGAAGGTTCAAGTCTCACGCAACGGCCGATTGAAAGCCAATGTCACATTGGCTGCCTCAGCGATTGATCGCTTGGAGCAATTCCTGGATGAAGAAACGCTGAGCCGAATCCAGGAGGAAAAAATTGACTTACAGCAGATCACAGCCGATGTTCGTCGACGCGGTTACGCGCCGGGGAGCGTCTTCGAGTTGAGCGATCCGCGGCGCGAAGTCAAAGTGTGGCTTGAGTAA
- a CDS encoding chemotaxis protein, whose amino-acid sequence MEITSNEHSIQLNLLQNVFQAATDEASQAMSVWTGGKVSLSLDCVREIPLEMVSQEFDLGMELLTMVVLTIEGDAGGTMILTFDEENGRGLAASLFKQEVSTDPEWSDLEKSALNETGNILGCAYFNAIARLVNCEFVPSPPIFLQDYGVCVLQQALMDQIQDAGDVLICQTTFLQGSEELNWQILFIPDPAMRETLRSVPK is encoded by the coding sequence ATGGAAATCACCAGCAACGAACATTCGATTCAATTGAATTTGCTGCAAAACGTATTTCAAGCGGCAACCGATGAAGCTTCGCAAGCGATGAGCGTATGGACCGGGGGAAAGGTTTCGCTTTCGCTCGATTGCGTTCGCGAAATCCCTTTGGAAATGGTTTCGCAGGAATTCGATCTCGGCATGGAACTTCTCACGATGGTCGTGTTAACCATCGAAGGAGACGCCGGCGGGACGATGATCTTGACGTTTGACGAAGAAAACGGTCGAGGGCTTGCCGCATCGCTATTCAAACAAGAAGTTTCGACCGACCCGGAATGGTCCGATCTCGAAAAATCGGCTCTGAACGAAACGGGCAATATTCTGGGGTGTGCTTATTTCAACGCCATTGCCCGATTGGTGAACTGCGAATTTGTGCCCTCGCCACCTATCTTCCTGCAAGACTACGGCGTTTGCGTATTGCAGCAAGCCTTGATGGATCAGATCCAGGACGCGGGTGATGTATTGATTTGCCAAACAACTTTCCTGCAAGGTAGTGAGGAGTTGAACTGGCAGATTCTGTTCATTCCAGATCCAGCCATGCGTGAAACATTGCGGTCAGTTCCCAAGTAG
- a CDS encoding chemotaxis protein CheA, translating to MTDDTALRDDCSDDLLADFLDESTQLIERINERLMDLESWVQDEATANVAVDETLLNDMFRSAHSIKGLSAMLGLPRINGLTHNIENVFDAARRGQLHIDHHVVHVVYASVDRLSELIDCLRETQSEDLDCEQQLQAITQVLETGGALKQQGEQGDVDGAFDDLAAIAESTPDPTSVRDMNDMETQQDIATEEIAKQPVDCTEMFAEVYDEAEVPTKYLAIFLDETEMSLDEMVDVLLDSDSSQKQEAVRTLMCTAHRIKGSAASIGLNRPAKLAHIMEDILQRQRDAGKVLDPFLTDAVLSGADTLRAYLKGLRSGEVVEVDFAACASELMTAEMECQSLEENASEAVEETKTESVPLAIDEQELQRLAADHWKDEKTRLVVAHIRLTANVPLVGLKAQLLCEKIARQGTVLLTLPERGRLESMTEISGMVIGMITQIEDHQIRSLLNVSGVEEVQLKELSRVDIELEPELPQVAPQQALPVEETVAKAEKLVEGLVQQETVPAVVAASPAPVASVPANKPVAAAAPNGKPAETSHAKPAETLRVDIERLDQLMNLAGQLVISKARFNQLGENLRDAVPHKQCQQWMDSTDLLCQKLLSDAGEGSKKDFKELSSVHAQVRKIQQNLAAIGKEMRRMDAIRTGMTSFFDAVHQLDRVTDGIQKTIMDTRMVPIGPLFGRFRRVVRDISRTNGKEIALEINGEKTELDKRMIDELGDPLIHMVRNSADHGIESPEDRVTAGKPKCGSITLNAFHRGNSIVIQVNDDGRGLSREKISKKAVEKGLVTAIDAERMTDQQIYQLIWEPGFSTAEAITEISGRGMGMDIVRAKIEAINGVVEVDSKHGEGTVFTIKLPLTMAILPSLMARIDGDLFSIPVESIVEIVCFRRDELRTVHGKQTAMVRGRPVSVVELRDTFDWSENHDAANSPGDVTMIIIRNDSREVGLVVDGILGEEDVVVKSLAENYHNVEGIAGACVLGNGRVALILDPAAVIDLAVRSQAELATH from the coding sequence ATGACAGATGACACGGCACTTCGCGACGATTGTTCGGACGATCTCCTGGCAGATTTTCTCGACGAATCTACCCAGCTGATTGAACGAATCAACGAGCGTTTGATGGACCTGGAAAGTTGGGTTCAAGACGAAGCGACCGCAAATGTCGCTGTAGACGAAACATTGCTGAACGACATGTTTCGTTCCGCTCACAGCATCAAGGGCTTGTCCGCGATGCTGGGCCTCCCGCGAATCAACGGGCTGACACATAACATTGAAAATGTCTTTGATGCAGCTCGCCGCGGCCAGTTGCATATTGATCATCACGTCGTCCATGTTGTCTACGCTTCTGTAGACCGCTTGAGCGAGCTGATCGATTGTTTGCGTGAAACGCAGTCGGAAGATCTGGACTGCGAACAACAGCTTCAGGCCATCACGCAGGTACTTGAAACCGGCGGAGCACTCAAGCAGCAAGGCGAACAAGGCGACGTCGACGGTGCCTTCGACGATCTCGCGGCAATCGCTGAGAGCACACCAGATCCAACCTCGGTACGGGATATGAACGACATGGAAACTCAGCAAGATATCGCTACCGAAGAGATCGCGAAGCAACCAGTGGACTGCACTGAAATGTTCGCGGAAGTTTATGACGAGGCGGAAGTTCCGACGAAGTATCTTGCGATCTTTCTCGATGAAACCGAGATGTCGCTCGACGAAATGGTCGATGTACTTCTCGACTCCGACAGCTCGCAAAAACAAGAAGCCGTTCGCACATTGATGTGCACGGCCCATCGTATTAAGGGTTCGGCCGCATCGATTGGACTTAATCGCCCTGCCAAGCTGGCTCATATCATGGAAGATATTTTGCAGCGACAACGAGACGCCGGCAAAGTCCTCGATCCGTTTCTCACCGATGCCGTTCTCAGTGGAGCCGATACGCTTCGCGCATACCTGAAAGGATTACGTTCCGGAGAGGTCGTGGAAGTCGACTTTGCCGCATGTGCCAGCGAGCTGATGACCGCCGAGATGGAATGTCAAAGCCTGGAAGAGAATGCGTCGGAAGCGGTCGAGGAGACCAAGACCGAATCGGTTCCGCTTGCGATCGATGAACAGGAACTGCAGCGTCTTGCGGCGGATCACTGGAAAGATGAGAAGACTCGCCTGGTCGTTGCCCATATTCGCTTGACCGCGAACGTTCCTTTAGTGGGCTTGAAAGCTCAACTGCTGTGCGAAAAGATCGCCCGGCAAGGCACCGTCCTGCTGACGTTGCCAGAACGCGGTCGGTTAGAGTCGATGACCGAAATCTCCGGAATGGTCATCGGTATGATCACGCAAATCGAAGATCATCAAATCCGAAGTTTACTAAACGTCTCAGGCGTCGAGGAAGTTCAGCTCAAGGAACTGTCGCGTGTTGATATCGAGCTGGAGCCGGAATTGCCACAAGTTGCCCCTCAGCAGGCGCTGCCTGTCGAAGAGACCGTGGCGAAAGCAGAAAAGCTGGTAGAAGGACTTGTTCAGCAAGAGACAGTACCGGCTGTTGTCGCGGCGTCTCCTGCCCCGGTCGCTTCTGTCCCGGCCAATAAACCAGTTGCCGCCGCGGCACCTAATGGCAAACCAGCGGAAACATCTCATGCGAAACCTGCTGAAACGCTGCGGGTCGATATCGAACGTCTCGATCAATTGATGAATCTCGCAGGTCAGTTGGTAATCAGCAAGGCTCGCTTCAATCAGCTAGGCGAAAACTTGCGTGACGCGGTTCCGCATAAGCAGTGTCAACAATGGATGGACTCGACCGATTTGCTTTGCCAAAAGCTGCTAAGCGATGCCGGCGAAGGTAGCAAAAAGGATTTCAAAGAGCTTAGCAGTGTTCATGCTCAAGTTCGCAAGATTCAACAAAACCTTGCCGCGATCGGTAAAGAAATGCGACGCATGGATGCCATCCGCACCGGAATGACCAGTTTCTTTGATGCAGTTCATCAGTTGGATCGCGTCACGGACGGCATTCAAAAGACGATCATGGATACGCGAATGGTTCCGATCGGTCCACTTTTCGGTCGTTTCCGCCGAGTGGTTCGTGATATTTCCCGAACCAATGGCAAAGAGATCGCACTGGAAATTAACGGCGAGAAAACTGAACTCGACAAGCGAATGATCGACGAGCTTGGCGATCCGCTCATTCATATGGTCCGTAACTCGGCCGATCACGGCATTGAGTCGCCAGAAGATCGTGTCACGGCTGGGAAGCCGAAATGCGGTTCGATCACGCTCAATGCATTCCATCGCGGAAACAGCATTGTTATTCAAGTTAATGACGACGGCCGCGGACTTAGCCGAGAGAAGATCTCTAAAAAGGCAGTCGAAAAAGGGCTTGTTACCGCGATCGATGCAGAACGTATGACCGATCAGCAGATTTATCAATTGATCTGGGAGCCTGGCTTTAGCACGGCAGAAGCGATCACGGAAATCTCTGGCCGCGGCATGGGTATGGATATCGTGCGAGCCAAGATCGAAGCCATCAACGGTGTTGTCGAAGTGGACAGCAAGCATGGCGAAGGGACCGTCTTCACGATCAAGCTTCCTCTCACGATGGCCATCTTGCCAAGCTTGATGGCACGGATCGACGGAGATCTGTTCTCGATTCCGGTCGAATCGATCGTCGAGATTGTTTGCTTCCGCCGCGACGAACTACGGACAGTTCATGGCAAGCAGACCGCAATGGTTCGAGGTCGACCGGTCTCTGTCGTGGAACTGCGGGACACGTTCGATTGGAGCGAGAACCACGATGCCGCGAATTCGCCTGGCGATGTGACGATGATCATCATTCGTAACGACAGTCGTGAAGTTGGCCTAGTTGTCGACGGGATTCTCGGCGAAGAAGACGTTGTCGTGAAATCGCTCGCAGAAAATTACCATAATGTCGAGGGAATCGCCGGCGCTTGCGTGCTTGGAAATGGCCGTGTTGCGTTGATCCTCGATCCTGCCGCCGTGATCGACTTGGCAGTTCGCAGCCAGGCCGAACTCGCAACTCATTAA
- a CDS encoding protein-glutamate O-methyltransferase CheR gives MTGLLTTAQVTDDQMRRYAKMIYDVAGIEISPAKKQLLSNRIRRRLKETGIADFEAYFNFLKKLPTTHAEWDGFLQEVTTHETYLFRDESNWNWLRNTYLPELQKEARGTLRVWSAACSTGDEAYTIATCIADGLRNPAAWRVQILGTDIGVGAVQEANEAKFNQRAMRLVPDDLKRRYFTQVGGASLWEPNTKLRAMTKFRQHNLLDRLKEAPFNLVFLKNVLIYFNTDSKKRVMKNVEQAMKPGSYLVAGAAEGISELMDGFDRLHPWLYRRK, from the coding sequence ATGACGGGGCTTCTTACCACGGCGCAAGTTACTGACGATCAAATGCGTCGTTATGCAAAGATGATTTATGACGTAGCTGGTATCGAGATTTCACCAGCGAAGAAGCAGTTGCTTTCCAATCGCATTCGTCGACGCCTGAAAGAAACTGGCATCGCTGATTTCGAGGCTTACTTTAACTTTCTCAAAAAGCTGCCGACAACCCATGCCGAATGGGATGGCTTTTTGCAGGAAGTAACCACGCACGAAACCTACCTGTTTCGGGACGAATCGAACTGGAACTGGCTTCGCAACACTTACTTGCCCGAGCTTCAAAAAGAGGCCCGCGGCACGCTTCGTGTTTGGTCGGCCGCCTGTAGTACCGGTGACGAGGCATACACGATCGCTACATGCATTGCGGATGGACTTCGCAATCCGGCTGCTTGGCGAGTTCAGATTCTCGGGACGGATATCGGTGTTGGAGCGGTTCAAGAAGCGAACGAAGCAAAATTCAATCAACGAGCCATGCGGCTTGTGCCCGATGATTTAAAGCGACGTTATTTCACGCAAGTGGGTGGAGCTTCCCTTTGGGAGCCGAACACGAAGCTTCGTGCGATGACGAAGTTCCGTCAGCACAATCTTTTGGATCGTTTAAAGGAAGCACCCTTCAATCTGGTGTTTCTGAAAAACGTCTTGATCTACTTCAACACCGACTCCAAAAAGCGAGTGATGAAGAACGTCGAGCAAGCGATGAAGCCTGGTAGCTACCTCGTTGCAGGGGCGGCAGAAGGTATCAGTGAGCTGATGGATGGCTTCGATCGCCTTCATCCGTGGCTTTATCGTCGCAAGTAA
- a CDS encoding methyl-accepting chemotaxis protein has product MTANKTAQNNENVQDLRSELSIAKAMSENSPINIMMADKDLNITYVNPASVNTLRTLAAYLPCKPEEVIGQSIDIFHKDPAYQRRVLSNPENLPVRTNIEIGDQTADLLVSATYDEAGSYLGPMVTWEVITEKRRLEASAAEKTAIVENAPINILLADLNGTITYMNPASEKTLRSIEHILPVPVAKIVGASYDIFHKNPAHQRRLLGDPSNLPIETQIEIEGEYLDLQASAIFDKDGNYTGPMVAWSLVTEQVKAQQAEEARAERDREEQVELRRNVDQILAVVQAAAEGDLTKRTGLESQDAIGQLAGGIDRMIADLRDIISQVVDSGMQFAEGASVIAENSQHLAQGAQTQSASVEEMSASIEELTRSIDSVKDNASEANRMAGDTSTMAEEGGTAVQKSIEAMELIKTSSEQISEIIQVISEIASQTNLLALNAAIEAARAGEHGLGFAVVADEVRKLAERSSEAAKEISSLIKESTQRVQDGSKLSAQTGAALEKIISGVSSTADKISEIATATVEQAQNANEVAGAIQQVSGVTEQSAAASEEMASSSEELGAQATMLRELVSRFQI; this is encoded by the coding sequence ATGACCGCAAATAAAACTGCTCAGAATAACGAAAACGTCCAAGATCTCCGAAGTGAACTGTCGATCGCCAAAGCGATGAGTGAAAACTCGCCCATCAACATCATGATGGCAGACAAAGATCTCAACATCACTTACGTCAATCCAGCCAGTGTCAATACACTTCGCACACTCGCCGCTTACCTTCCCTGCAAGCCGGAAGAAGTGATTGGCCAAAGCATCGACATCTTCCACAAAGACCCCGCCTATCAACGTCGCGTCCTGAGCAACCCTGAAAACCTTCCGGTACGAACGAACATTGAGATCGGCGATCAAACAGCCGACTTGCTGGTTTCCGCTACGTACGATGAAGCTGGTTCCTATCTGGGCCCAATGGTGACGTGGGAAGTCATTACTGAGAAGCGACGTTTGGAAGCTTCCGCTGCCGAAAAGACGGCGATCGTTGAAAACGCTCCGATCAATATCTTGCTGGCCGACTTGAACGGAACCATTACCTACATGAACCCTGCTTCGGAAAAGACGCTGCGAAGCATCGAGCATATTCTGCCGGTGCCTGTGGCCAAGATTGTCGGCGCTTCGTACGACATCTTCCATAAGAATCCAGCTCACCAACGACGTTTGCTGGGCGATCCGAGCAACCTGCCTATCGAAACTCAAATCGAGATCGAAGGTGAATACCTCGATCTTCAGGCCAGTGCCATTTTCGATAAAGATGGCAATTACACCGGGCCTATGGTGGCTTGGTCGCTGGTCACCGAGCAAGTCAAAGCTCAACAAGCTGAAGAAGCTCGTGCAGAACGTGATCGTGAAGAGCAAGTCGAACTGCGACGCAACGTCGATCAAATTCTGGCCGTCGTCCAGGCCGCTGCCGAAGGCGACTTGACTAAGCGAACCGGATTGGAATCTCAAGACGCGATCGGTCAGCTTGCTGGAGGTATCGATCGCATGATCGCCGATCTGCGTGACATCATCAGCCAGGTTGTCGACAGCGGCATGCAGTTCGCTGAAGGTGCTTCGGTGATCGCAGAAAACTCGCAGCATCTGGCTCAAGGGGCTCAAACCCAAAGTGCCTCGGTCGAAGAAATGAGTGCTTCGATTGAAGAATTGACCCGCAGCATTGACTCTGTGAAAGACAACGCCAGTGAAGCCAATCGTATGGCTGGCGACACCAGCACCATGGCTGAAGAAGGCGGTACGGCCGTTCAGAAGTCGATTGAAGCGATGGAGCTGATCAAGACTTCTTCGGAACAGATCAGTGAAATCATTCAAGTCATTTCCGAGATCGCCAGCCAAACGAACTTGCTCGCGTTGAACGCCGCAATCGAAGCGGCTCGGGCCGGTGAACATGGTCTTGGTTTTGCTGTCGTTGCTGACGAAGTCCGTAAGCTGGCCGAACGATCGAGCGAAGCTGCTAAGGAAATTTCTTCGCTGATTAAAGAGTCGACTCAACGCGTCCAAGATGGTTCCAAGCTCAGTGCTCAAACGGGTGCCGCTCTGGAGAAGATCATCAGCGGAGTCAGCTCGACGGCCGATAAGATCTCCGAAATTGCAACGGCAACCGTTGAACAGGCTCAAAACGCCAATGAAGTCGCTGGAGCAATTCAGCAGGTTTCCGGTGTCACCGAGCAATCGGCAGCAGCCTCGGAAGAAATGGCTTCGAGCAGCGAAGAACTGGGGGCCCAGGCCACCATGCTTCGCGAACTGGTCAGCCGGTTCCAAATCTGA